TCACAAACCCTTGCTTCGTAATACTGGTTTTTTCTCTATACGCAGAGGTATCAGATATAAATCGGGTTATCCCTTCTGGAATGCCAAACAGTGAGAGACGTCCGGCAATTAATGCAGTCGTATAGGCTACCGCAATTGTACCATACTCTTCCGGGCTGAGCGACCGAACTATGAAAATCTCTGCGGAAAGTGCTAGTATCTGTGTGGATATGGTACTCAAGAAGACTATTCCTGCACTTCTGAATAGCTTGGACAGCGAATCCTGAATTCCACTCACACTATCCAATGGTGGGCCGGGGTAAATGAGTGTTTACAAAGATTCATGTAATGGCAGACCTAGATAAGCTGATAGAACACAAATGCGTAACGTAGTCTTAATTTGCTTAGACTCTATAAGAAAAGATTATTTTGATAAGTACGCTCCGCGCCTTGCTCAGCGTGCAGACATTAACTTTTCTCAGTGCCGTGCCGCAAGTAGTTGGTCAGTCCCGTCTCATGCCAGCATGTTTACCGGGGCTCTGCCTTCTGACCACGGCGTACACACACATAACATGAGGTTTGAAGGTATTTCTGAGGAGTCTTTTACTAAAGCACTTTCGGAGCATAATAGCATTTGTGTGTCTGCCAACGGATTCACGACCAAGGAATTCGGATTTGACTCGTTATTTGACGAACTGGTTTCGGTCCATCCAGGACGGCGCTTCACAAATGGAGAAGACGCAGGCGGTAAATCCGTTAGAGAGATTCTACGTGATATACCCTCTGCAGATCATCCTTTGGTTTCGCTATTGAATGGCGCGTACAGTAAATTGTATTGGTTGGTTGATCTTCTTCCGATTCCCAGTCCTTTCGACCAAGGTGCAAAGCTAATCCGAAAACACAGTTTGAAAAGGTTGTCAAGTTCGTCTGAACCAGCTTTTTTATTCACGAACTTTATGGAGGGACATTTACCACACCAACCTCAACTGCAACTAAACTCGGACCTCCATTCTGTTCCCTGGTCTTGGACTTCGACCAAATTCGATCATTTCGAAGCAAACCGTCAAGGAGAAGAATATCTTAAGGACCATTCTGAAGATATTAACAATTTCAGAGATCTATATACTAGTAATATTGATTATTTAGATAGGCAAGTGGTAGAGATGATTGACGATATTGATTCACAAACCGCTTTGGAGACGACATTTGTAATCACTTCAGATCACGGTGAGAATCTTGGATATGATGATGAGGATAATCTTGTAGCACACAGAAGTTCTCTTTCGGAGGCGTTGTTGCATGTTCCTCTCTGTGTTGTAAACCCTCCATCCGATTGGTACTCAACTGAGTCAGTTCATGAATTTATATCCCATCTTGAGCTGCCCAAAATAGTTGAGTCATTAGCAAAAGAGCAGACATTTGAGGCTAAGCATCACCCTGTCAGTGCCGAGCTTATTGGAGGAGGTGCGAAAATAGTTAGTGAAGACGAATACTGGAATAGAATGATCCGCTGTTCATACGTTGACTCACAAAAATACGAGTGGGATTCACTTGGATCCTCTACTCTCTACGAACTTGACTTGTCGAAACCCTGTAAAATCCAGCGCCGTGAAAACGGCGTCACTATCCCGGATACAGCGAAAACTGCGTTTACAACAGAGATATCCCAATACAAGTCGGACATCACTTCCCAGTCTACTCAGGACTTAAACTCGGAGGTAGATGCTGGGACTCAGGAACGATTAAAAGATTTGGGGTATTTGTAAATCTATAGTGTTTAACAATCAGTCTAGTCATTTAATTGACAAATCATTTACAAATAAAATTATTCAGGTACGGGTAGTTTATCTCAGATTGTGCACCATTGTGGATAAAACAGGCCAAGCAAGAGATTTAATAGAGGTTCGAATGGATAGTAGGCCATACACCGTTTGAGTACCTCCGCACCGATGATAATATATACACAATCCGAGGTAAAGCCAGTTCCGCTACGCAATTGAATGTGAAATAACATAGGATACCAGAACGAAAGTGAACATCTTAGTGATTTCTCGTGAATGGCCAGGTCATGTTCTAGGAGGTATCTCGTACCACCTAAGTAACCTATATAGTAACCTCTCAAGAAGAGGTCATGAGATAACTGTTATCACGGGAACATGTCCGCAAGCAGCTGACAAGTTGAGACATGAGGCTCCGGAAGTAAAGTCAATCCATCCTGTGCAGTTTGGCTTTCGGCAAGGATATTATCTGTTGTTCCCGGTGGCATTCGGACATTTCAAGCGGAGTTTTGACTTCGCGCCGTATGATATCTGCATCACGCATACCGAAGTACCATTCGAGCTACCGATACCGACTATCTCCAAGCGGCATGACTGTTACAGGGCAACAAAAGAATGGATTCGCGATGGGCTATCAGGAATGAAAGCAATCGGTGACCGGATTATCGACCCATTCCGAAGGGTTATTGATCGGCGATCCATCACAGCAGCCGATTGTATAATCTATAACAGTGCTGTTTGTCGCGCTGGATGGGAGACGGCATATGATATCAACACCCCTTCTACAATCTCGCACAATGGTATTGATCTGGACACATTCTATCCGGACCCCTCTACTGGCGGTGGGGGGTATATCCTTTTTGTCGGAGGTTCCGAGCGCAAGGGTCTCTCGAAAGTTATTGAGTTTGCTGAGAATACAGGAGAATCAGTTGCTATTGCAGGTCCTGAGGAGATTTCGTCAAGTAATGTCACGGCACTCGGGAAACTATCACAAAGTAAGCTGCGACGGGTATACTCCGATGCAGAGGTAACAATTCATCCAGCCGGTTGGGAAGCATTCGGGAATGTCATCTTGGAATCTGTTGCCTGTGGGACTCCGGTTGTTGCCACCCCGAATTGCGGAGCGGTCGAAGTACTCCCAGAAACTGCCTGTGTTGTGACTTCTGACATTGCATCCGGGGTTAGAGATGCTCAACGGCTAAGTTCTGACGACTGTGTAACCGCAGCTCAAAACTGTTCGTGGGGGGAAACTGCAGAAGAAACAGTGGATGTCGCAAGGCGAATTACAAGTATAACAGCCTGAGCTGTTCTCGACAAGTACGTTATTGTGTCTCTGTTGCAACCCTCTTTATGTCTGGCGATTTGCCGAGAGGCTAGTTTCTGACCGGATCGGCGAAATCCAGTGGAAAGAGTAGCTCTTCACAATGTCAACACTGAAGGATTTCAACAGATCCGTTATTGTTGTTCATATTCAGTGGCTCTGACCTAATTTGGAAAAAATAGTATCTGCCACCTGTCTGAACTCCTTATAATCATGCTTTTCAGCTAGCTTACGCCCATCTCTTGCAACTTGCTGTAGCTGTTCAGTATTTGAAGTTAGGTCAATTAGTAGCTCTGCGAGTTGAGTATCATCATCGACAGGGAACAAATAGCCATTTCTCCCGTGTTCTATATAGTCATTAATTCCGAATGTATCCGATCCAACAACTGGCGTTCCACTTGCTAGAGCTTCAAGTCCACTTGTCGCATATCCTTCCATGGTTGACGGTAGTACATATAACAGCGACTCAGAGAGCAGCTGCCGTTTCTCCGATTCATCTACATACCCAGCAAAAGTGATATCCTCTAGACGAAGACTCTCAGCGAGTTCCTGAAGGTTGGCCTCTTGGGGCCCGGATCCAGCAATGACGAGTTCTAGATTGCGACTGGAGTGGTACTCTACCTTTTGCCACGCTCGAAGTAGACAAGAGACATTCTTCCGGGTACCAAGACGGCCGAGGTAGGTTATAGTCTTAGAATTTGGATTAAACTTGAACTCATATTCGCTGGCTCGAACCGTCGGGTGGAGTATATGTGTTTTCTGATATCCCGTCTTCTGTTGAATCCGCTTTTCGGTACTTTCTCCTGCGCAAACAATTTCTGGGCGCTTTAGTAGCGGAAGGGTCCTGTCAATTCCATCAATAACTGTCCCGCGAAGTGGTCCCAGTTGTTTTCTGGCCGTACCGAAAAATGCAGTATGCATAAATATCGCGTTGGTGACCTCTTCAGGGCAGAAGAAGTGACCTGGATAATAGGGATAGTGAGAAATATCGTCCAGAAATACGTCAAAATCCCCATATTCCATTATGTTTTGATAGGCTTTGACACCACGTACAGTGTTAAGAATGGTTTCTATCGATGAAGATGGGTCATCATATGGAAACTCATGATAAAGTATACCCTGAGTGCCAGACCGGTCGTTCTCATGTGACCTTGGTGAAAGGACATCCACTTCCCAGCCGGACTCTAAGAGTGCTGTCCCGATATTTCGCATTAAGCGGCTGGCCCCACCGGACACTTCTGATCTTCGCATTGACGTATGGGACCGAATCAATATCTTCATAGAAGGAGTGTGCCTCTGAATCAGATATATCCCAAGTCTTCCAGACGCTGCTGGGCACCTGAGTCAAGCGAACTGGCGTCTTGGTCCTGTTTTTTTAGAGGACCGCGGTCCTCTTGGAGACGCTGCTGAAGTTCATCAGCGATGTCCGAGTGCTCTGAACTCACGTCAGTCAACTCCTTGGGGTCACTGGTGATATCATACAGTTCTCGCGCCCCATCACTTGATTCAATCAACTTCCATTCCGCAGTTCGTAGTGACCTCAGCGCGCGATCATACTGTTCATATCCGCTCTCACTGTTCGCCTTTGACCTCTCCTTGAGTGTTTCAATATCGGGCTGGGGAACAAGATACTCTGAGATAGCAACCTCCTCTGCACTTGACGAATCTTCGACTATCTCTGACAGGCTGCTTGATGCAATAGTCGGATTTTCTGGCACATTCGCGTCTGCCGCCTCAAGTATTGTCGGGAAGAGAGAACGGGTCTCAACCACTTGTTCGACCTCGTGGCCGCCTCTGAACTTGTTCGTACCACGGATTAGTAGTGGGACGTGGACCAGAGTATCATAGAGGCAGTATTGGTGATCCATTAATCCGTGGTCCCCAATGTTCTCACCGTGGTCTCCGACAATAACGACCATCGTATCGTCCAAAATACCATTCTCGGACATACTGTCGAGTAGATTCCCAATTCGGTGATCAAGGTAGCTAAGCTCGGAGTCGTAGAGTCCCTCCAGAATCTCAAAGTCGCGCTGGGTCATTCCTATCTCGCCAGCGACGTATCCCCAAGCATCTTGCTCAATCTCTTTCGCTTCTGCGATTGACACCCCATCCGGAAGGTGATTGCAATGTTTTTTTGGTGGATCGTATTCCAGGTGGGGCTCAAGATAGTTAATAAATATAAAAAACGGGTCTTCGCCAGAGTATTGCCTGTCGAACCAGCTCTTAACTTTCCAATTTGTGACCGCTGCACCGTAGTCGTAGCGCTTTCTGAAGAACTTGGCATATGCTGCATTCGCCATCATCGACGGAATCTCAGAAGCACTGGCCGTCTTGATTAGTTCGCGAATTTGCTCAAGCGGGTGGTCATGCTCACGCATAGCTGGTGCCAAGTCGGCACCCTTCTCAAGTAGTGTCCAACCGGGATAGAACTGGTCAAACCCTTGGTCGAACCCAAAGTCTGGACTTACCCAGCTATTGTTTGAGAATGCGACTGTATCGTACCCGGATTTATTCAAGATCGCTGGAAGAGAGTCATAGTCGGGGTCGAACTGTTTGTTCCCCGCATCGGTGTTGTGGTCTGAAGTATACTGACCAGTGAACAGAGAGGCATGCGACGGTAAGGTCCAAGGTGCCGTAGAGATTGCAGAGGAAAATTCAACTCCATCACTCATGAATTCGGTGATTCGAGGCACAGTCTCGGCATTCGTGGATGGGAGGGCATTACGTGCTCGTGCCGTATCCATGACAACGAAGAGTATGTTTGGACGGCTCATGCTGGTTGAGGATACGGTCGTGTCTAGAGATATTATATCCACCGCTTCAAAAACTCCATTATTTTATATTCACCACTATCCTCGCTTGTGCTTCAATCTGAGTCTGCTAACTGTGTCTAAGTGACAATCGTAGCTTCACTCTCTTACTTTTCGTTAGCGAAGCATCTATTCGGGTTCGAGTCAATGCCACCGATAGATGCTCCCCTGGGGTCACGCCGCGTTCGGCTACGTACTCTACTCGCTGTACGCCCGCCTCCGCCTCAATCACCCACCACAAGGGCTCGCTGTACTCGCACTCGCGGTCGGCACGCAGTTCCCGGATCTCATCGACAAACCACTCACGTGGACGTTCGCCGTTCTCCCCTATGGGCGAAGCTTCGCTCACTCGTTGTTCACACTCGTCCCGCTTCTCGCTATCCTCTGGATGGCCTTCGACACGCCGAAACAGCGCACGCTCACCACGGCGTTCGGCATCGGGTACGCCTCACACCTCGTCGGCGACAATATTGGGGGATTCCTCAACGGAGAATTCAGCATTCCCGGCTATCTGTTGTGGCCGCTGACGGACGTCCCGAGTGAGGGGAAGCGAAGCTTCCTCGAGTTCTTCTTGAACCTGCAGTTCTCTCCGACGATTCTCTTCGGGTTCGTCTTGGCGCTGTTCACACTCGGGTTGTGGATTTACGACGGGATGCCCGGCGTGAAAGACGTCCTCGAGGGCAGACTATGGGAGAAATCTCGTACGAGGCCCACAGAAAAGCGCTAACACCGTCAAAAATCTGAGTTCGACACCACAGACCGAAAGGGCGCCAATCACACCAGTATACGGAAGTACGGCTCAATTGAGCGCAATCTGTATAATCCCAGCAGTATCTTCGTGCGGGCTATAGCGGGGATTCTCAGTTATACTGTCCTTTGTACTGAAATTCCCGAACAGACCATATATTTATAATTCCCTGCAAGAGATGAATTGGCAT
This genomic stretch from Halogeometricum sp. S1BR25-6 harbors:
- a CDS encoding sulfatase-like hydrolase/transferase, with the translated sequence MRNVVLICLDSIRKDYFDKYAPRLAQRADINFSQCRAASSWSVPSHASMFTGALPSDHGVHTHNMRFEGISEESFTKALSEHNSICVSANGFTTKEFGFDSLFDELVSVHPGRRFTNGEDAGGKSVREILRDIPSADHPLVSLLNGAYSKLYWLVDLLPIPSPFDQGAKLIRKHSLKRLSSSSEPAFLFTNFMEGHLPHQPQLQLNSDLHSVPWSWTSTKFDHFEANRQGEEYLKDHSEDINNFRDLYTSNIDYLDRQVVEMIDDIDSQTALETTFVITSDHGENLGYDDEDNLVAHRSSLSEALLHVPLCVVNPPSDWYSTESVHEFISHLELPKIVESLAKEQTFEAKHHPVSAELIGGGAKIVSEDEYWNRMIRCSYVDSQKYEWDSLGSSTLYELDLSKPCKIQRRENGVTIPDTAKTAFTTEISQYKSDITSQSTQDLNSEVDAGTQERLKDLGYL
- a CDS encoding glycosyltransferase family 4 protein, with the translated sequence MISREWPGHVLGGISYHLSNLYSNLSRRGHEITVITGTCPQAADKLRHEAPEVKSIHPVQFGFRQGYYLLFPVAFGHFKRSFDFAPYDICITHTEVPFELPIPTISKRHDCYRATKEWIRDGLSGMKAIGDRIIDPFRRVIDRRSITAADCIIYNSAVCRAGWETAYDINTPSTISHNGIDLDTFYPDPSTGGGGYILFVGGSERKGLSKVIEFAENTGESVAIAGPEEISSSNVTALGKLSQSKLRRVYSDAEVTIHPAGWEAFGNVILESVACGTPVVATPNCGAVEVLPETACVVTSDIASGVRDAQRLSSDDCVTAAQNCSWGETAEETVDVARRITSITA
- a CDS encoding glycosyltransferase family 4 protein, translated to MRNIGTALLESGWEVDVLSPRSHENDRSGTQGILYHEFPYDDPSSSIETILNTVRGVKAYQNIMEYGDFDVFLDDISHYPYYPGHFFCPEEVTNAIFMHTAFFGTARKQLGPLRGTVIDGIDRTLPLLKRPEIVCAGESTEKRIQQKTGYQKTHILHPTVRASEYEFKFNPNSKTITYLGRLGTRKNVSCLLRAWQKVEYHSSRNLELVIAGSGPQEANLQELAESLRLEDITFAGYVDESEKRQLLSESLLYVLPSTMEGYATSGLEALASGTPVVGSDTFGINDYIEHGRNGYLFPVDDDTQLAELLIDLTSNTEQLQQVARDGRKLAEKHDYKEFRQVADTIFSKLGQSH
- a CDS encoding sulfatase, producing the protein MDIISLDTTVSSTSMSRPNILFVVMDTARARNALPSTNAETVPRITEFMSDGVEFSSAISTAPWTLPSHASLFTGQYTSDHNTDAGNKQFDPDYDSLPAILNKSGYDTVAFSNNSWVSPDFGFDQGFDQFYPGWTLLEKGADLAPAMREHDHPLEQIRELIKTASASEIPSMMANAAYAKFFRKRYDYGAAVTNWKVKSWFDRQYSGEDPFFIFINYLEPHLEYDPPKKHCNHLPDGVSIAEAKEIEQDAWGYVAGEIGMTQRDFEILEGLYDSELSYLDHRIGNLLDSMSENGILDDTMVVIVGDHGENIGDHGLMDHQYCLYDTLVHVPLLIRGTNKFRGGHEVEQVVETRSLFPTILEAADANVPENPTIASSSLSEIVEDSSSAEEVAISEYLVPQPDIETLKERSKANSESGYEQYDRALRSLRTAEWKLIESSDGARELYDITSDPKELTDVSSEHSDIADELQQRLQEDRGPLKKQDQDASSLDSGAQQRLEDLGYI
- a CDS encoding metal-dependent hydrolase; this encodes MLPWGHAAFGYVLYSLYARLRLNHPPQGLAVLALAVGTQFPDLIDKPLTWTFAVLPYGRSFAHSLFTLVPLLAILWMAFDTPKQRTLTTAFGIGYASHLVGDNIGGFLNGEFSIPGYLLWPLTDVPSEGKRSFLEFFLNLQFSPTILFGFVLALFTLGLWIYDGMPGVKDVLEGRLWEKSRTRPTEKR